The Ruminococcaceae bacterium BL-4 region GGCAAATTTACAGGAATGCCTTCCGAAATTTCTCTGTGAGGCAATGGGAGAAGGAATTCTTAGAATGGACCGGAAGCTGCATGGATTCTCTGATCCGGATGCTCTATTGACCGCAGTGGAATCTCGGTCTTCTTCACCGGTTCGGATTGTGCGCGGAGAAAATTATGAATCTGTTTCAATTCCAGGGCTTTATCCATGCGGAGAAGGCGCCGGATATGCAGGCGGAATTGTTTCTGCAGCAGTTGATGGAATTCGTTGTGCAGAGAAGATTCTTCAAAAAACAATGGAATAAAAAAGCAGGGGACTAAAAAGTCCCCTGCTTTTTTATATGGGTAGCACAAATAGAAAAATGAGACAAAAGGCTAAACAAAATATAAAAATTTTGATCCAGCCTTAAAAATCAATATTTCTCGATTCGGCGCTGTTTGCGCAAAGCATCTCTTTTTTCTCCGGATTTCCATGCTGCTTTTTCTTCATCTGTTTCGACAATCAGAGAAGGAACCATAGTTGGATGTTCATCCTTATCCAATGCAACCATCACAAAGTGTGCGGTATTCACAAGTTTTCGGCTTCCATCCAGTTCTTCCACATAACTGTCCACCTGGACCTCCATAGAGGTTCTTCCAACATAGGTGATTTTTCCAAATAACAGAACGGTATCGTTGATATGTACGGCTTCTTTAAATTGAAGATTATCGATAGAAGCGGTAGTAGTATTGCAATGGGAGTGCCTACGCGCGACAACTCCTGCAACAACGTCAATCCATTCTACTAATTGTCCGCCGAAGAGTCTTCCGGCACCGTTAATATGGCTGCTTAAAACAATTTGTGTCTGTACAACTGCAGATTCTGAGACATGTTTTGAAGGCCTTGTTTCCATGACGATCACTCCAGTTTTAAAAATTTTTACTTAATTTCTTTTAAATGTTCCATGTTCTTTTTGATCTGTTCGCAGCAATAATGGAACTTTTCTTTTTCTTGTGTATTTAGTGACAGTTCCACGACTTCTTCTGCGCCGGCAGCTCCAATTATAGCGGGAACACCTGCGAATAATCCGGATTCTCCATATTCCCCACAGAGTTCACAGCTTGCCGGAAGAATTTGTTTTTCATCTTGAAAAACAATGTGAACCATTCTTGCGGCAGTGCTAGCAATCGCATATTCGGTGCAGAACTTTCCACTGAATGTACGCCAGCCTGCGCCAATTGCATATTTTTGCATTTCATCGCGGTCAAATTGGAATCGTTTGTCCGTTTTTGCCCACTCATCCAGAGATTTACCGCGGAAAGATACACAAGACCACGGTGCAAATTGGTCGCTGCCGTGTTCTCCAAGCATATAAGCGGTAATGGATTTATGATCAATTCCGGTTTGTTCGGCTAAAGCTGAAATTAATCTGGCCGTATCAAGGCCAGTCCCAGTTCCAAATACGCGGCCGCGCGGGAGTTTGAGCCCAAGAGCCAGCTGTCTGGTAACAATATCGCAAGGATTAGAAATATTAATTAAGACTCCATCGAAACCAGAAGCTTTGATTTTATCAACATAGCCGTTTACTGCGGCAATGGTAAAGTCCATTTCCATCAGACGATTGTTATTGCCGCGGAGTAGATCAATATTACCAACGCTATTTACAATTATATCACAACTCCCAAGGTCCGCAAAGCCGCCGACAGCGATTTTAATTCGATGAGGAAGATATGCAACGCTGTCAATCAAATCTTGACATTCACTTTTTACTTTGTTTTCGTTCTGATCAACTAAAACAATTTCATCCGCAATTCCCTGAACAGCGATGCTGTATGCGACATGAGCGCCCACATGGCCTAGACCGATAATGCCGACTTTCTTTGTTTTCATCTTTTACCCTCCTAAAATAAAAATCCCCAAAAGTTTCAAAAATTTATGGATTTTGAATTATTATTTATTGTAGACTTATGATTTTTACTTGTCAATGAAGATTCTATTTACAAAAAATCGTTTTAATTGATTTCTTTTTTCATTTGGGTTATAATATTGGCAGTAAATGTTTTACAAGTAAGAAATGTTATTCTTATAGTTATACTAAAAAATCAGTTAAAAGGGTGCGTATTTGAATGAAAAGTTTTTCAAAAGTGTTTGATGATAAATATATGGGGTCTGTTAAAGTGGGACCCAAGGGGCAAATTGTCATTCCAAAAGAAGCACGGGATATGTTTGAAATTGAGCCGGGAGATACACTGCTGCTGCTCGCTGATAAAGAGCGTGGAATCGCAATTCCACAGAAAAAAGATTATGATCAGCTTTTTAAAAATTTATTTTCACTGGAACACGGAATATCAGAAGAAAAATAAAGAAAAAGCCTTTTCTCTTAGACTTAAGCTGAGAGAAAAGGCTTTTATATTTTAAAAGCATGAAAGCAGCAAATTCGTTTTCGCTGTATAGAAATAGAAAAAGGAGGGTAAACTTTTCCTGCAGGGGGAATTTCTTAATGTTTGCAGTTATATTTGCCATCATTGCTGGGGCTGCAATGAGCTTTCAGGGGGTATTTAATACACGTCTGAGTGATCATATTGGGCTTTATGAATCGAATGTACTGGTTCAGGGAATTGCATTTTTGTGTTCTGTGATTGTTCTGATTTTTTTTGGAACCGGAAATTTTAGTGCGGTTCATGAAGCAAGCAAAATGGATCTTCTCGGAGGAGCTTTGGGAGTTGTTATCACAGTTACTGTTATGCTGGCGATGAAAGGGCTTGGAGCAACGATTGCGGTCTCTATTATTTTAATTGCACAGCTTCTTACAGCGGCTGTAGTGGATGCGTTTGGTCTTTTGAATGAAGAAAAAATTCCGTTTACATGGCAGAAGATATTAGGATTAATCTTGATGGTCGGAGGAGTGATGTTATTAAAATACAAACTTCCGACGTAAAATTTTTAATTTATATTTCGTATATTTTTCTTTCAAATGACACAGAATAAACACATTCATCATTTATTCTATATTTATTAAATGATTACAAGATTCTTTTTCATAAATTTCTCCTCTCTCTAAAAAGGATGGGCTGCCGAAGTTTTTCGGCAGCCCATCCTTTTTATTATGCTTTTTGTTTTTGAAGTTTTTCTCGCTCTTTTTTTGCTTTTAAAACTTTCAGTCTTGAAAATTCTTCTCTGTCTTTTTCTTCCAGTGCATCTGAAATAAATTTCACAGCTTTTTGAAAGCGGGGAATCATAATGTTTTTCAGTGCGTTTGCGCGTTTCTGTGTCTTTTTGATAGAATCTGCAAGGCGATAAACACTGTTTTCCACCTCAGCAAGTTCTGCGGTCAAATATTTGACTTCTTGAAATTTTGAAAAGGCAAGATCGAGCGATGAATTTGTCTGAGAAAGCCCAAAGGGAATTTCTTGTTTTTCCTGAGGGTCGTTAATCGTAACGATCGGAATTTCTACGCCCATGACGCTGCGGAAAGACAGCTTTAAACTGTTATCCAGAGGAACCGTGCGGGCTAGATCAACTCCAATGCCCAATGTAATGTTTGCTTTTTGCAGCGCGGAATACGCTTCTTCATAAACATTGTCAATTTTGCTCTGAATCTCGTTGGCACGGGAAATTAGCTGCATCATCTCGCGAATCAAGATGTTGCGTTTACGGTCAAGCAGCTCAAAACCGGTCTGCGAAAGGGAGAGCGTACGCTTGGTAGCCAAAAGATTGCCTTTTGTCGGAACGGTTGTGATTGCCATCGGTTATTCCCCTCCCACTGTAGTTTGATCGAAATTAAGGTCTGTAGAATCGGTTTCTTTTTGCTGTGCATTTTCCTGTTCTGTTTTTTGCTTCTCAATTTCCTTTTTGGCTTTTTCGTAGTAGCGGTCGAGAAAGTCATCATCTACACGATCCAGTTCACTGCGCGGAAGGGTTGCAAGTAACCGCCAGCCTAAATCAAGGCTTTGCGCAAGCGTCCGATTTTCATGGAATCCCTGGCGTAAAAAGCGATGTTCAAAGAGATTTCCGAATTTCATATAATCTTTGTCAATAGGGGAAAGTTCTTCTTCACCGATTACGCTTGCCAAAGACCGTGCATCATTTACTTTTGCATAGCTTGCAAAAAGCTGATTTGCAAGAGCCGGATGATCTTCACGCGTAAATCCTTTGCCGATACCATCCTTCATAAGACGGGAAAGACTTGGAAGGACACTGACAGGAGGGTAAATTCCATTTGCATCCAAACTGCGATCCAAAGAAATCTGGCCTTCCGTGATATAGCCTGTCAAATCAGGGACTGGGTGCGTGACATCATCATTTGGCATAGTTAAGATTGGTAGCTGTGTAACACTGCCAGGTTTGTCTTTTATCATGCCTGCACGTTCGTAAAGGCTTGCAAAATCGCTGTATAAATAACCAGGGAAGCCTTTTCTTCCTGGAATTTCTCCTTTTGAAGAGCTGAACTCACGCAAAGCTTCTGCATAGCTTGTCATATCGGTCATAATAACAAGAATGTGCATTCCAAGTTCAAAAGCCAAATATTCAGCAACTGTCAGCGCACAGCGCGGGCAGAGAGTACGTTCAATAATTGGGTCACTGGCAAGGTTTAAAAACATAACGACTTTTCCAAGGACGCCGCTTTCTTCAAAACTACGGTGAAAATATTCTGCGACATCATTTGTAACACCCATGGCGGCAAAAACAATTGCAAAATTATCTTCTCCGCCCTTATCAGTAATCTTTGCCTGACGGGCAATCTGAACCGCCAGCTCATTATGCTTCATGCCGGATCCGGAAAAGATCGGCAGTTTTTGTCCACGAATCAAAGTAGTCAGCACATCGATCGAAGAAATACCGGTATTAATATAGTTCTGCGGATATTTTCGACTGACGGGATTGATTGGGGTTCCGTTAATGTCGGCGCATTTTATAGGAAAGATATCGCCAAGCCCATCAATAGGGCGGCCGGCTCCATTAAACACACGTCCAAGAATTTCAGGAGACAGCGCCATTTCCATTGGGTGTCCGGTTAAACGAGTACGTGTATTTGTCAGAGAAATACCGCGCGTTCCTTCAAATACCTGAATCACGACACGAGAGCCTTCCATCTGAACAACACGTCCCTGGCGCTGGGTACCGTTTTCAAGCTGAATGGTTACCATTTCATCAAAGGAAATATCCGGGACGTCATCCAGAACGATCAGGGAACCGTTGATTTCTTTGACTCCAACATAATCCAAAATCATTTTCTGCGCCCCCCTTAAGAGTTCATCACGAGTCCGGAAACGGTTTTATCAATTTCGGACAAGTATTGATCGAAAAGTTCCAATTTATTATTTGGAACATCGTATTTCATCTTAATAATTTTATCAAACAGGCCGGACTGTACCAAACCGGAAATCGGGATATTGGTGGTGACTAATTCCTTTGCCTTATGATAGAGATGGAGAATTACTTCCATCATACGCTTTTGCTTTTCCAGCGGAACATAAGTATCTTCCGGATGAAAAGCATTTTGCTGCAGAAAACCAACACGAATGACTTTTGCAATCTCAATGACTAACTTTTGGTCATCTGGCAGTACATCTGCACCAATCAACTTTACGATCTCCATTAACTTGTTTTCTTCCAACAGAATGGAGCTGATTTCAGAACGATATTTAATAAATTCAGGACCGATATTTTTTTCATACCATGGATTTAAATCGTTGATATATTCCGAATAGCTTTCCATCCAGTTGATGGCAGGATAATGACGCGCATAGGCAAGCGACTTATCCAGTGCCCAGAAGCAGCGGGTAAAACGTTTGGTGTTCTGAGTAACCGGTTCAGAAAAATCGCCGCCTGCAGGCGAGACAGCACCGATTAATGTAACGGAGCCTTCGCTTTCATTTAGATTTTTCACGAGACCGGAGCGTTCATAAAATTCCGCCAAGCGGCTAGGCAAATAGGCTGGGAATCCTTCTTCAGCAGGCATCTCTTCCAAACGGCCGCTGATTTCACGCAAAGCTTCTGCCCAACGTGAGGAAGAGTCCGCCATCATTGCCACATGATAGCCCATATCACGGTAGTATTCACAGAGTGTTACACCTGTATAAATACTAGCTTCACGGGCGGCAACCGGCATATTGGAGGTGTTTGCAATCAGAACGGTACGATCAGTCATCGGACGTCCACTTTTTGGGTCAATTAGAGCACCGAATTCTTCCAGGACCTGACTCATTTCATTTCCACGTTCTCCGCAGCCAACATAAACAATGATATCTGCATCGCACCATTTTGCAAGTTGATGCTGTGTCATTGTTTTTCCGGAACCAAAACCGCCAGGAATTGCTGCTGCACCGCCTTTTGCAATCGGGAACAGCGTATCAATAACACGCTGGCCGGTGATCAGTGGCACAAAACTTGGCTGCCGTTCTTTTACGGGGCGCGGGGTCCGAATCGGCCAACGCTGGCAAAGAGTCAGCGGGTGAACAGTACCTTCTTCGTCGGTAATTTCTGCAATCGTATCGTTGACCCGATAGCTGCCGTTTTCCATTACTTTTGTAAACGTGCCGGAAAGGGCGGGAGGAACAAGGCAGCGATGTTCGATTGCTGGAGTTTCCGGGCAAGTAGCATAAATTTGTCCAGGAGAAGCTTTATCGCCTTGTTTTACTTTTAGGGTCATATCCCATTTACGCTCCTGATCGAGTGCAGGTACATTACAGCCGCGCGCAATAAATGCGCCGGAAGAATCTGCAATTGCTTTCAAGGGACGTTCGATTCCATCAAAAATATTATCCAGAATTCCAGGGCCAAGCGTTACATTCATCGGGAACCCGGTTCCAGTGATCGGTTCACCCGGGCGAAGTCCGGTGGTCTCTTCATAAACCTGGATTGTGGTGCGGTCGTCGGTAATACCAATTACTTCACCAACAAGTTTTTGCGTTCCTACATAGACCATTTCCATCATAGAAAAGTCTTTGGTGTCTTTTACGGTGACGACCGGACCGTTAATGCCGAAAATCACATTTCTACTCATTCACAGTTACCTCAATCGTCATACTATTTCCATATGGGTGTTTTCCGCAAACCATTTGCGCTGATTTTCCAAGAGAGAATCAAAAGTTTCATCAGCAACAATTCCTTGCGTATTGCTTTCAGCCCAAAAACCGCCGAGTCGAATTTTTCGGTCTATACGGAAGATACAACGACCAAAAAGCGGCTCTAAAAGATCCTCATATTTTTTATCTTCTTCCCGCAGATAGATTACAGTATCTCCTACTGTAAAGAGTGGTTTCATTTTTAAAGCGCACTTCTTTAAGTATTCAGGATATTCTGGTCCATTTGCGTAGTCCAGAAGCTTTTTTGCGGCATTGTTAAAGACTTCTTCAGTGATTGCTTTTCGACGTTTTAACAGTGCCTGCCGGCCTTCTAGTTCTTTTTTTGCCATTTCACGAGCGATAGAGGCAGTCATGTTGGCCATTTCCTTCTGAATCATCTCGTAGGCTTCTTGTAGAACTTGGTCTGTTGCTTTTTCAAGTTCCTTTTGTTTATAATCTAAGATTTCCTGTTTGATTTTTTGACGTTGTTCGCTGGCATATTGGTTAATTGCCTCATAAAATTTTCCAACGTGGAAATCTTCATGATTTACCGTAGCTGGTGCCGAAGTATCGGCTGGGGCTGCGGAAGGATTTGTTTTCATCAGTCTGCACCTCCCCACAGGTTAAATTTTTACCCCGATGGCTTCGCGGACATATTGGGTAATAGAGTCTTTTGTACGTCCGTTCCCATGGCGATCCGGAATTTCTACAATCAGTGGTTTTTTCATTTTTAATTTTAAGGTATAGATTTTTTCCGGACAAAGCTGTAATAAGGTAGCAGTAATTAAAATAACTGCTACATCATCCATTTTGATTGCGTCATCCAAAGCCTTTTGTACTTCTTCGGCCTTGTGTACGACGACTCCATCAATTCCCGCAAGCCGCATACCTTCTTGCGTATCAACGTTATCGCTGATTAGATAAAAGCGCATGGTTCACACCTTCGTAAAGAGCAAAATTGCAATCAGCAGGCCATACAGAGCAATGCCTTCGCCCAATGCAACGAAGATGATTGCTTTACCAAAGTTCTTAGAATCTTCACTGCAGGCACCGATTGCTGCAGCGGCACTGGGGCCAACTGCGATTCCGCCGCCGACGCCGCCAATACCAACCGCGAGGCCGGCAGCAATTGCTACCAGACCGTTAGCGCTGGAAGCAACGGCACCTGCTGCATGAGCAGTCATTGGGATTGCCAGGGTAACGACACCGACCAAAAGGCAGGAGAAAATCTGTGTCATTAGAGCAGTACGGGGCTTTTTCCCGTGGTTTACTGCGCGGACAGCCCACATTACAGAGCCAATTAAAAATACTACTGGAACAGCTAATAAAATTGCAGTCATAACAAAAACCTCCAAGTCAAATTGAATTCATTTTAATTATTTTAAGATGGGGCACGAACCTCTACCGGAGTAAAGGGACGACCGTCGCCATCGTAAAAACGACTGAACATTTCATAGAAATTCAGACGAAGGACGTGGATACTTACGAGCAATCCTTCCAACGCCATCACAAAGATATTGCCAATTACAAGAACAATTGGATAACCGACACCACCGACCATATCTGCCAGCGTAAATACCATATTCATCATGCCGGCGTGGACTAGTACAAAAGCACCTACTCGCAGGAATGAAACGGTATTACTAAGGTAAGAAAGAAGAAATTCAAACAATTCAAAGAAATTCTGAACAATGAATTCGCCCCATTTTTTCGGTTTCCAATCGGGCTTATGTTCCATAAGACCGCCCAAAACTTCGCGGAAAAACATAACTAAGAGAGGCAAAACGATTAGAAGAGTTACATAAAGTGGGGTCATTACCGGAGTGCCAAGAAGCTGCAGAATGAATCCGAAAACAATACTAATATAGAAAATCAGACCAGCAACCCCATTTTGTCCGAAAAGTGCACGCTCATAGTGTCTTTGACGAAGAGAAGAGAAAATGTTGAGGAACATAGCGACAATTAGAAGAACAACACCGATAGAAACAGCAACAATCAGAATATTGGTCGTTGTGCTTCCTTCCATAACGGAAATAGGTTTTTCTGAAAATCCGAGTGCATAATAGAGCGGGTCAAGCAAATGCTCAAATCCAAATACGGAACCGAATACAGAGCCAAAAATACAAGAAGAAATTCCACAAGGCATTAAAATGTGTCCGAGAGGCATGTTTTTCTTTTTCCACATCCATAAGCCGAGCAGAAATGCACAGATGCCATGCCCTACATCGCCAAACATGATGCCGAATAATGTCACAAAAATACAGGCGAGAAGGGGAGTTGGATCAATTTCGCTGTAATTTGGCAGGCCGTACATTTCAGTAAAATATTCAAAGGCTTTAAATGGACGGCGGTTATGTAGTTTTACCGGCGGGGAATGAACCAACTCATTAGAAGCATCGTCGAGATTGTATTCTACGCTGGAACACTGATCCAGCTTGCTGGTAAAGGAATTTTCAGCTTCTTGGGGAATCCAGCCGGAAAGAATGAAAAAGCCATTATATTGGAATGCGTATTTTCGAATGCCAAAATAAGTATTTTTAATGGTCAGCCATGAATAAATCAGGTTGCAGCGTTCCTGCTCATCTTTCCAAAGATGTTGGATTTCATCATCAACTTTTTTTAATTCATTGCGGGAAGCTTCGGCTTCTTGTTTAAATTGTTCAACAGCTTCTTTTGGGGTACCGTCAAAGCGCTCCAGAGCTAACGGCTGAAAATACAAACGAGAAAAAATTCGGTCGATTTCTGGGCATTGGTCTATGGGGCAAATATAAACTCCCCAAACTGTTTTTTCATCCGATGTACAAGGAAAGAACACTACAAATGGATTATCTTCATATGTTTTCAGCTGTTCATAACCAGCTCTCGGCAAAGAGCCAAAGTGAATAGAGATAAACTGACATACACGAATTTTTTTCAAATCAACTGCCAACCCGACAAAATGGGCAGCATCTTTTGCATCTTGTTCATGGCGCTGTACTTCTTTTGAAATTTTTTCGTGCTGCGCCTGAAGCTTTGCGATACGATTAGACATTGCCTGCGCATAGTGAAGAGCCTGAATAGGTTTTAGCTGTTTCTTTTCAGTTTCTTCTTCTGAAAAAAGATGAAGGGGCTGCCCAATCGATTTGATAGAAGAAGAAAGCTGCTGCAAAGGCGCCTGATATGGATTATCTTCACTTAAAGGCAGAAAGGATTCTGTGTTAGAGTAAAAATTCATCGCATTATCTGGATGAAATAGGTGACTTTTTCCGCAGATTGCAGTCACTGCGTCCAATTCACGTAGTTGTCCTATCATGCTGATGATTTTTACCTTGATAATAGCCAAGATTTAGGAACTCCTTCCGCTGAACCGTTCGGGGTTCAGAAGATTTTGAATTTCTGCTTTCTGCAGTTGATAACGCACTCCTTCAATCAGCGTGGTTAGATCATGTAGTTCTGATTGAAGAAGAAAAACATAGGAAAAAAGTACGACACTAGGGTTAGGACTAAAACGAATCTTTTTGCGGCAGTCATGATGTTCAATATAAAAGATCAGATCGTCCGGATCTTTGTGTGGGGTTGAGAGTGTACGTTTTCCAACCCGCGTTGTCTGCATAATTTCAGTAACTTCTTTTTCAGATTCTGCTGCTGCCATTCGATCAAGCGTTTCTTGTTTTAGACTGCCAAAAGGCAGCAGCAGCGATTTAATCTGATCGGGACCAGCGTGATAAGTCCGCTTTAAACGAATGATTCTGCTGTAATTACTGAGATCAATGTAATCGTCAAAAATACGCAGCAATTCTTCGCGGGTCTGTCCTTTTGTTTCTTTATAGATGACTTGATAGAGCCGCTGCATCAGATCAATCCAAAGGGCGCTTTCAATTCCGGTATAATCAATTTGTTCTTCAGGACTTTTTGGAGCAAAAGATAAAAGAATTTTCTCATATTGTGTATGGGAAAGTGCATGAAGAAGCTGATCATAGCTGGAGAGCGTATGAAGTGCTTTTTCGTCAATCTCTGTTTGATGTGCTGCACTTTCCGGGATTAAAAAGAAAGGATCTTCCATCTGTCCGGAATTCAGTCTTGTGATACAGCGCAGAATCATTTGAATTTCCAGCTTTTGAAGAAGATAAGCTGAAACATGTTCCCCAAGGTCTAGATCATATCGAGCTAATTTTGCGCTTTCGCTAAAGAGCCGCTCTCGCAGGCAGGCTTCTAGCTGACCACGGTGAATATGAAATTCATCTATCGAAACGAGAACGGAACGATATGTGGTATGTGCTTTTAGATAGGTGGCAATATCATTGACGGAAGAACAATCCAGAAGAGCCATCCAGTCCTCAAAGCGCAGTCTTTGGCCATAGAGTGCGCGCGCTTTACTGAGAACGGCGTTTGATGAGGTCTGTCCCATGGTTATCCCTCCAATACACGGCTGACCAATTTCTGAACCCAATCATCATGATTTTGATGGTAAATATCCTCCATCTTTTGTCGCAGGACAGCTTGTTTCTGCTCTGTTACTTTCCATTTTTCTTCAGCCAATTTACGTTCCTGAGGTTCGTTTTTGTGCAAGCGTTCTCTTGCTTCTTTTAAATAAGCATCCCGAATTTCTTCTCGGCGCTTAGCAACATCACTAGTGGCCTGCAAC contains the following coding sequences:
- a CDS encoding putative Acyl-CoA thioesterase (Evidence 3 : Putative function from multiple computational evidences; Product type e : enzyme) yields the protein METRPSKHVSESAVVQTQIVLSSHINGAGRLFGGQLVEWIDVVAGVVARRHSHCNTTTASIDNLQFKEAVHINDTVLLFGKITYVGRTSMEVQVDSYVEELDGSRKLVNTAHFVMVALDKDEHPTMVPSLIVETDEEKAAWKSGEKRDALRKQRRIEKY
- the ldh gene encoding L-lactate dehydrogenase (Evidence 2a : Function from experimental evidences in other organisms; PubMedId : 11889109; Product type e : enzyme) translates to MKTKKVGIIGLGHVGAHVAYSIAVQGIADEIVLVDQNENKVKSECQDLIDSVAYLPHRIKIAVGGFADLGSCDIIVNSVGNIDLLRGNNNRLMEMDFTIAAVNGYVDKIKASGFDGVLINISNPCDIVTRQLALGLKLPRGRVFGTGTGLDTARLISALAEQTGIDHKSITAYMLGEHGSDQFAPWSCVSFRGKSLDEWAKTDKRFQFDRDEMQKYAIGAGWRTFSGKFCTEYAIASTAARMVHIVFQDEKQILPASCELCGEYGESGLFAGVPAIIGAAGAEEVVELSLNTQEKEKFHYCCEQIKKNMEHLKEIK
- a CDS encoding protein of unknown function (Evidence 5 : Unknown function), which encodes MKSFSKVFDDKYMGSVKVGPKGQIVIPKEARDMFEIEPGDTLLLLADKERGIAIPQKKDYDQLFKNLFSLEHGISEEK
- a CDS encoding DMT family transporter: MFAVIFAIIAGAAMSFQGVFNTRLSDHIGLYESNVLVQGIAFLCSVIVLIFFGTGNFSAVHEASKMDLLGGALGVVITVTVMLAMKGLGATIAVSIILIAQLLTAAVVDAFGLLNEEKIPFTWQKILGLILMVGGVMLLKYKLPT
- a CDS encoding protein of unknown function (Evidence 5 : Unknown function), which codes for MAEDIRINLDGRRSDVIKIQTSDVKFLIYISYIFLSNDTE
- the atpD gene encoding V-type ATP synthase subunit D (Evidence 2a : Function from experimental evidences in other organisms; PubMedId : 9679194; Product type e : enzyme), producing the protein MAITTVPTKGNLLATKRTLSLSQTGFELLDRKRNILIREMMQLISRANEIQSKIDNVYEEAYSALQKANITLGIGVDLARTVPLDNSLKLSFRSVMGVEIPIVTINDPQEKQEIPFGLSQTNSSLDLAFSKFQEVKYLTAELAEVENSVYRLADSIKKTQKRANALKNIMIPRFQKAVKFISDALEEKDREEFSRLKVLKAKKEREKLQKQKA
- the atpB gene encoding V-type ATP synthase beta chain (Evidence 1c : Function from experimental evidences in the studied genus; PubMedId : 12552129; Product type e : enzyme), whose protein sequence is MILDYVGVKEINGSLIVLDDVPDISFDEMVTIQLENGTQRQGRVVQMEGSRVVIQVFEGTRGISLTNTRTRLTGHPMEMALSPEILGRVFNGAGRPIDGLGDIFPIKCADINGTPINPVSRKYPQNYINTGISSIDVLTTLIRGQKLPIFSGSGMKHNELAVQIARQAKITDKGGEDNFAIVFAAMGVTNDVAEYFHRSFEESGVLGKVVMFLNLASDPIIERTLCPRCALTVAEYLAFELGMHILVIMTDMTSYAEALREFSSSKGEIPGRKGFPGYLYSDFASLYERAGMIKDKPGSVTQLPILTMPNDDVTHPVPDLTGYITEGQISLDRSLDANGIYPPVSVLPSLSRLMKDGIGKGFTREDHPALANQLFASYAKVNDARSLASVIGEEELSPIDKDYMKFGNLFEHRFLRQGFHENRTLAQSLDLGWRLLATLPRSELDRVDDDFLDRYYEKAKKEIEKQKTEQENAQQKETDSTDLNFDQTTVGGE
- the atpA gene encoding V-type ATP synthase alpha chain (Evidence 1c : Function from experimental evidences in the studied genus; PubMedId : 12552129; Product type e : enzyme), whose product is MSRNVIFGINGPVVTVKDTKDFSMMEMVYVGTQKLVGEVIGITDDRTTIQVYEETTGLRPGEPITGTGFPMNVTLGPGILDNIFDGIERPLKAIADSSGAFIARGCNVPALDQERKWDMTLKVKQGDKASPGQIYATCPETPAIEHRCLVPPALSGTFTKVMENGSYRVNDTIAEITDEEGTVHPLTLCQRWPIRTPRPVKERQPSFVPLITGQRVIDTLFPIAKGGAAAIPGGFGSGKTMTQHQLAKWCDADIIVYVGCGERGNEMSQVLEEFGALIDPKSGRPMTDRTVLIANTSNMPVAAREASIYTGVTLCEYYRDMGYHVAMMADSSSRWAEALREISGRLEEMPAEEGFPAYLPSRLAEFYERSGLVKNLNESEGSVTLIGAVSPAGGDFSEPVTQNTKRFTRCFWALDKSLAYARHYPAINWMESYSEYINDLNPWYEKNIGPEFIKYRSEISSILLEENKLMEIVKLIGADVLPDDQKLVIEIAKVIRVGFLQQNAFHPEDTYVPLEKQKRMMEVILHLYHKAKELVTTNIPISGLVQSGLFDKIIKMKYDVPNNKLELFDQYLSEIDKTVSGLVMNS
- a CDS encoding putative V-type proton ATPase subunit E (Evidence 3 : Putative function from multiple computational evidences; Product type e : enzyme); protein product: MKTNPSAAPADTSAPATVNHEDFHVGKFYEAINQYASEQRQKIKQEILDYKQKELEKATDQVLQEAYEMIQKEMANMTASIAREMAKKELEGRQALLKRRKAITEEVFNNAAKKLLDYANGPEYPEYLKKCALKMKPLFTVGDTVIYLREEDKKYEDLLEPLFGRCIFRIDRKIRLGGFWAESNTQGIVADETFDSLLENQRKWFAENTHMEIV
- the atpF gene encoding ATP synthase subunit F (Evidence 2a : Function from experimental evidences in other organisms; PubMedId : 8688087; Product type e : enzyme) translates to MRFYLISDNVDTQEGMRLAGIDGVVVHKAEEVQKALDDAIKMDDVAVILITATLLQLCPEKIYTLKLKMKKPLIVEIPDRHGNGRTKDSITQYVREAIGVKI
- the atpE gene encoding ATP synthase (subunit c, component F0) (Evidence 2a : Function from experimental evidences in other organisms; PubMedId : 15995215; Product type e : enzyme), whose protein sequence is MTAILLAVPVVFLIGSVMWAVRAVNHGKKPRTALMTQIFSCLLVGVVTLAIPMTAHAAGAVASSANGLVAIAAGLAVGIGGVGGGIAVGPSAAAAIGACSEDSKNFGKAIIFVALGEGIALYGLLIAILLFTKV